One window from the genome of Streptomyces sp. WZ-12 encodes:
- a CDS encoding peptidyl-tRNA hydrolase, with the protein MTSTETAGRPGEHSQPDRTDQTPTGQTPAAEARADDAQPDAREEHAQPAPEYVLPLVVRLERAAPPPRTDALETAARAVLTLLSDERAAGAGEWAQAVRDWQDSRIRKVVRRARGAEWRRAEALPGITVTGREAEVRVFPPVPLDGWPKDLARLQVSGTELDDPQAPGEPPAGTPVLWLNPELEMSAGKAMAQAGHGAQLAWWALSAAQRDAWRAAGFPLAVRTAEPSAWASLTGGGLPVVRDAGFTEIAPGSCTVVADHPALRDAPVPSAS; encoded by the coding sequence GTGACCAGTACCGAGACCGCCGGCCGCCCCGGCGAGCACAGCCAGCCCGACCGGACCGACCAGACGCCCACCGGTCAGACGCCGGCCGCCGAGGCGCGGGCCGACGACGCGCAGCCCGACGCCCGCGAGGAGCACGCCCAGCCGGCGCCGGAGTACGTGCTGCCGCTCGTGGTGCGCCTGGAGCGGGCCGCCCCGCCGCCGCGCACCGACGCGCTGGAGACCGCGGCGCGGGCCGTGCTCACGCTGCTCTCCGACGAGCGGGCCGCCGGAGCGGGCGAGTGGGCCCAGGCGGTGCGGGACTGGCAGGACTCCCGGATACGCAAGGTGGTGCGGCGGGCGCGCGGCGCGGAGTGGCGGCGGGCCGAGGCCCTGCCGGGCATCACGGTCACCGGCCGGGAGGCCGAGGTGCGGGTCTTCCCGCCGGTGCCGCTGGACGGCTGGCCCAAGGACCTGGCCCGCCTCCAGGTCTCGGGCACCGAGCTGGACGACCCCCAGGCGCCCGGAGAGCCGCCGGCCGGCACCCCGGTGCTGTGGCTCAACCCCGAGCTGGAGATGTCGGCGGGCAAGGCGATGGCACAGGCCGGGCACGGTGCGCAGTTGGCGTGGTGGGCGCTGTCCGCTGCGCAGCGGGACGCCTGGCGCGCGGCCGGCTTCCCGTTGGCGGTGCGGACCGCGGAGCCGTCGGCATGGGCCTCGTTGACCGGCGGCGGACTGCCGGTGGTGCGGGACGCCGGCTTCACCGAGATCGCCCCCGGCTCCTGCACGGTCGTCGCCGACCACCCGGCGCTGCGCGACGCACCGGTGCCGTCCGCCAGTTGA
- a CDS encoding alpha/beta hydrolase produces MRALALYGALGSLVLTGLASPPAGGAVHDPAAPPAPVHPLAFGRCAAVEHLPSAVECATLTVPLDYARPNGKKIKLMVSRARATAPHERQGALVFNPGGPGASSMQFPLYGALPTWRRSARAYDFVGYAPRGVAPSDPLSCQDPKTYAQAPTDSPHFPSTAFKRKKVAEAKAYARGCAQRAGADLPFYNSVNNARDLDMLRAALGEKKLTFMGASYGTYFGAIYATLFPGHVRRMVFDSVVNPEPRQIWYRNNLDQSSAFERRWGDWLRWVAKHHATYRLGDTPQAVQRSYDSATERLRDKPVNGKIGPGQLQSAFLKTGYNDAFWPMRADALSKYLHGDAKPLIAQALPGGDAKAEENSNAVYTAVECNDATWPRDWRIWDRDNTVLARTAPFETWDNVWMNLPCAFWPDHRQSAAQGVEDAARTTADRATEGSPSGSELADASQQVAATDLNDALHGQHGPLDIRTEPGALPPVLLLAAERDAATPYTGALELQRRLPGSSLVTERGAGTHGIALGDNACVNAYVETYLLRGRVPGHRVYCGPRAEPVPGQALRRSRPALVQQMKGKK; encoded by the coding sequence GTGAGAGCACTTGCGTTGTACGGCGCCCTCGGGTCGCTGGTCCTGACCGGCCTCGCCTCCCCACCGGCCGGCGGTGCCGTCCACGACCCGGCGGCGCCCCCCGCCCCCGTCCACCCGCTCGCCTTCGGCCGGTGCGCCGCCGTGGAGCACCTCCCGTCCGCCGTCGAGTGCGCCACCCTCACCGTGCCGCTCGACTACGCGCGCCCCAACGGCAAGAAGATCAAGCTGATGGTCAGCCGGGCCCGGGCCACCGCGCCCCACGAGCGGCAGGGCGCGCTGGTCTTCAACCCCGGTGGCCCGGGCGCCTCCAGCATGCAGTTCCCGCTCTACGGGGCGCTGCCGACCTGGCGCCGGTCCGCCCGCGCCTACGACTTCGTCGGCTACGCGCCGCGCGGGGTGGCGCCCAGCGATCCGCTGTCCTGCCAGGACCCGAAGACGTACGCCCAGGCACCCACCGACAGCCCGCACTTCCCCAGCACCGCCTTCAAGCGGAAGAAGGTCGCGGAGGCGAAGGCGTACGCCCGCGGCTGCGCCCAACGGGCCGGCGCCGACCTGCCGTTCTACAACTCGGTCAACAACGCGCGGGACCTGGACATGCTGCGGGCGGCGCTCGGCGAGAAGAAGCTGACGTTCATGGGCGCGTCCTACGGGACGTACTTCGGGGCGATCTACGCGACGCTCTTCCCCGGCCACGTCCGCCGGATGGTCTTCGACAGCGTGGTCAACCCCGAGCCCCGGCAGATCTGGTACCGCAACAACCTCGACCAGAGCAGCGCCTTCGAGCGGCGCTGGGGCGACTGGCTGCGCTGGGTCGCCAAGCACCACGCCACCTACCGCCTGGGCGACACCCCGCAGGCCGTGCAGCGCTCCTACGACAGCGCCACCGAGCGACTGCGCGACAAGCCGGTCAACGGCAAGATCGGCCCGGGCCAGCTCCAGTCGGCGTTCCTCAAGACCGGCTACAACGACGCGTTCTGGCCGATGCGCGCCGATGCGCTGTCGAAGTACCTGCACGGCGACGCCAAGCCGCTGATCGCCCAGGCCCTGCCCGGCGGCGACGCCAAGGCCGAGGAGAACTCCAACGCCGTCTACACGGCCGTCGAGTGCAACGACGCGACCTGGCCGCGCGATTGGCGCATCTGGGACCGGGACAACACCGTGCTGGCCCGCACCGCGCCGTTCGAGACCTGGGACAACGTCTGGATGAACCTGCCGTGCGCGTTCTGGCCGGACCACCGGCAGTCGGCGGCCCAGGGCGTCGAGGACGCGGCCCGCACCACCGCCGACCGGGCCACCGAGGGCTCCCCGTCCGGCAGTGAACTGGCCGACGCCTCCCAGCAGGTCGCCGCCACCGACCTCAACGACGCGCTGCACGGCCAGCACGGCCCGCTCGACATCCGCACCGAGCCGGGCGCGCTGCCGCCGGTGCTGCTGCTGGCCGCCGAGCGGGACGCGGCGACGCCGTACACGGGCGCGCTAGAGCTCCAACGGCGGCTGCCGGGCTCGTCGTTGGTCACCGAGCGGGGCGCGGGCACCCACGGCATCGCGCTCGGCGACAACGCCTGCGTGAACGCCTACGTCGAGACGTACCTGCTGCGCGGGAGGGTCCCCGGGCACCGGGTGTACTGCGGTCCGCGGGCCGAGCCGGTGCCGGGGCAGGCGCTGCGGCGCTCCCGGCCGGCGCTGGTGCAGCAGATGAAGGGGAAGAAGTAG
- a CDS encoding ABC transporter: MTAPLTALLRYQAALFAGSYRWLPPLLVYAAFLAIGVQTGGPILDAYGYAAGGLLPVAVWLTRICVANEPPAARSCTAAAVGPARAHGAALLTAAGAALLLALAGTAFVALLSDPHSTDHRVAVPVLPATGAGLLTALVCLLLGTALGALCSWPVLRRPGWGVPAGLIAALLVLVLGASPANAALTGMITGSERGTISAPWLPLVAAALLASGAAALACALTGRRG, from the coding sequence ATGACCGCCCCGTTGACCGCCCTGCTCCGCTACCAGGCGGCGCTGTTCGCCGGCTCGTACCGTTGGCTGCCGCCGCTCCTGGTCTACGCGGCGTTCCTCGCCATCGGCGTCCAGACCGGCGGCCCGATCCTGGACGCGTACGGCTACGCCGCCGGCGGGCTGCTGCCCGTCGCCGTGTGGCTGACCCGGATCTGCGTGGCCAACGAGCCGCCGGCCGCCCGCAGTTGTACCGCGGCCGCCGTCGGGCCCGCCCGCGCGCACGGCGCGGCACTGCTGACCGCGGCCGGCGCCGCGCTGCTCCTGGCGCTCGCCGGCACCGCCTTCGTCGCCCTGCTCTCCGACCCGCACTCGACCGACCACCGGGTCGCCGTTCCGGTCCTGCCCGCGACCGGCGCCGGGCTGCTGACCGCCCTGGTCTGTCTGCTGTTGGGCACCGCGCTCGGCGCGCTGTGCTCCTGGCCGGTGTTGCGCCGCCCCGGTTGGGGTGTCCCGGCCGGGCTGATCGCCGCGCTGCTGGTCCTCGTCCTGGGCGCCTCGCCCGCCAACGCCGCGCTGACCGGCATGATCACCGGCTCCGAACGCGGCACGATCTCCGCTCCCTGGCTACCCCTGGTCGCCGCGGCGTTGCTCGCCTCCGGGGCCGCGGCCCTGGCCTGCGCCCTCACGGGCCGCCGCGGCTGA
- a CDS encoding ATP-binding cassette domain-containing protein gives MPRQTAQRMRLDGVGRRYGLRGPWVLREVRLDVPPGALLRVEGANGSGKSTLLRLLAGIDRPTTGRITGRPRTAYVPERFPPALPFTAVGYLTHLGRVHGLRTPEAARRAAEWLERFGATGHARTPLAELSKGTSQKVAVAQALLAEPELLVLDEAWTGLDPAARDLLDRAVAERVAAGGTIVFVDHDPRRLAGAADARYRVADGLLRQPGPDDRPAQPDAHHPVPRTVVEAEGPPGCAVPSALPGAPDIIPGPDGTLRLTVPAVHSDALLRALLTARPPWHIRAVTAAGPPGATTLAPGENSRP, from the coding sequence ATGCCGCGGCAGACGGCACAGCGGATGCGGTTGGACGGGGTCGGGCGGCGCTACGGGCTGCGCGGGCCCTGGGTGCTGCGCGAGGTGCGGCTCGACGTGCCACCGGGCGCGCTGCTGCGCGTCGAGGGCGCCAACGGCAGTGGGAAGTCCACCCTGTTGCGGCTGCTCGCCGGGATCGACCGGCCCACCACCGGGCGGATCACCGGCCGCCCGCGCACCGCCTACGTTCCCGAACGCTTCCCGCCCGCCCTCCCGTTCACCGCCGTCGGCTACCTCACCCACCTCGGCCGGGTCCACGGCCTGCGGACGCCGGAGGCGGCCCGCCGGGCGGCCGAGTGGCTCGAACGCTTCGGGGCCACCGGGCACGCCCGTACCCCGCTGGCCGAGCTGTCCAAGGGGACGAGCCAGAAGGTCGCGGTCGCCCAGGCGCTGCTCGCCGAGCCCGAACTCCTCGTCCTGGACGAGGCGTGGACCGGCCTGGACCCGGCCGCCCGCGACCTCCTCGACCGCGCGGTCGCCGAACGGGTCGCCGCCGGCGGCACCATCGTCTTCGTCGACCACGACCCACGCCGACTGGCCGGGGCCGCGGACGCTCGCTACCGGGTCGCGGACGGACTGCTGCGGCAACCGGGCCCGGATGACCGGCCGGCGCAACCGGACGCGCACCACCCCGTCCCGCGCACCGTCGTCGAGGCCGAGGGCCCACCGGGGTGCGCGGTCCCGTCGGCCCTCCCGGGGGCACCCGACATCATCCCGGGGCCCGACGGCACCCTCCGGCTGACGGTGCCGGCCGTCCACTCCGACGCCCTCCTGCGCGCCCTGCTCACCGCGCGCCCGCCCTGGCACATCCGCGCCGTCACCGCCGCCGGGCCGCCCGGTGCCACGACCCTCGCTCCCGGAGAGAACTCCCGCCCATGA
- the hemQ gene encoding hydrogen peroxide-dependent heme synthase, translating into MDDMTDVSAPASDKIPNAGKKAKDLNEVIRYTLWSVFKLRDVLPEDRSGYADEVEELFAQLAAKDVVIRGTYDLSGLRADADVMIWWHAENSDDLQEAYNRFRRTRLGRALAPVWSNMALHRPAEFNKSHIPAFLADEHARDYVSVYPFVRSYDWYLLPDEDRRRMLADHGKMARGFPDVRANTVASFSLGDYEWILAFEADELHRIVDLMRHLRASEARRHVREEIPFYTGRRKPVAELIAGLA; encoded by the coding sequence ATGGACGACATGACAGACGTTTCCGCCCCCGCCTCCGACAAGATCCCCAACGCCGGCAAGAAGGCCAAGGACCTCAACGAGGTCATCCGCTACACCCTCTGGTCGGTCTTCAAGCTGCGCGACGTCCTCCCCGAGGACCGGTCCGGCTACGCCGACGAGGTCGAGGAGCTGTTCGCCCAGCTCGCCGCCAAGGACGTGGTCATCCGCGGCACCTACGACCTCTCCGGCCTGCGCGCCGACGCCGACGTGATGATCTGGTGGCACGCGGAGAACTCCGACGACCTCCAGGAGGCGTACAACCGCTTCCGCCGCACCCGCCTGGGCCGCGCGCTCGCGCCGGTGTGGTCGAACATGGCGCTGCACCGCCCCGCCGAGTTCAACAAGTCGCACATCCCGGCCTTCCTGGCCGACGAGCACGCCCGCGACTACGTGAGCGTCTACCCCTTCGTGCGCTCCTACGACTGGTACCTCCTCCCCGACGAGGACCGCCGCCGGATGCTCGCCGACCACGGCAAGATGGCCCGCGGCTTCCCCGACGTCCGCGCCAACACCGTCGCCTCCTTCTCGCTCGGCGACTACGAGTGGATCCTCGCCTTCGAGGCCGACGAACTGCACCGCATCGTCGACCTGATGCGCCACCTGCGCGCCTCCGAGGCCCGCCGGCACGTCCGCGAGGAGATCCCCTTCTACACCGGTCGCCGCAAGCCGGTCGCCGAGCTGATCGCCGGCCTGGCCTGA
- the zapE gene encoding cell division protein ZapE, with protein sequence MSPSQPSSSPAPSPIATPPANGDGTAAPTALTSRTPHVPAERLVAEMVPPPRFQGARFDTYIPQPGQSSQAEAVQVLRAFASGLGIGAEADGGKRRWFSRSSKKSAAPKGPRGVYLDGGYGVGKTHLLASLWHATPAAPELKAFGTFVELTNLVGALGFQQTVRTLSGHRLLCIDEFELDDPGDTVLVSTLLGKLVEAGVGLAATSNTLPGKLGEGRFAAADFLREIQGLSAHFRALRIDGEDYRHRGLPEAPAPFDDETVVRAAHRTPGASLDDFPSLLSHLSTVHPSRYGAMCDGIRAVCLTDVQAVPDQSTALRLVVLADRLYDREVPVLAAGKPFDELFSDEMLRGGYRKKYFRAISRLTALARDAKALVA encoded by the coding sequence GTGTCACCTTCGCAGCCCTCGTCCTCCCCCGCTCCCTCCCCGATAGCCACGCCCCCGGCCAACGGGGACGGTACCGCGGCCCCCACCGCGCTGACCTCCCGCACGCCGCACGTGCCGGCCGAGCGCCTGGTCGCCGAGATGGTGCCGCCGCCGCGCTTCCAGGGCGCCCGCTTCGACACGTACATCCCCCAACCGGGACAGTCGAGCCAGGCCGAGGCCGTGCAGGTCCTGCGGGCGTTCGCCTCGGGTCTCGGCATCGGGGCGGAGGCCGACGGCGGCAAGCGCCGCTGGTTCTCCAGGAGTTCGAAGAAGTCCGCCGCCCCCAAGGGACCGCGCGGTGTCTACCTGGACGGCGGCTACGGCGTCGGCAAGACCCACCTGCTCGCCTCCCTCTGGCACGCCACCCCGGCGGCCCCCGAGCTCAAGGCGTTCGGCACCTTCGTCGAGCTGACCAACCTGGTCGGTGCGCTCGGCTTCCAGCAGACCGTGCGCACGCTGAGCGGCCACCGGCTGCTGTGCATCGACGAGTTCGAGCTGGACGACCCCGGGGACACGGTGCTGGTCTCCACCCTCCTGGGCAAGCTGGTCGAGGCCGGCGTCGGACTGGCCGCCACCTCCAACACCCTGCCCGGCAAGCTGGGCGAGGGCCGATTCGCCGCCGCCGACTTCCTGCGCGAGATCCAGGGCCTGAGCGCCCACTTCCGCGCCCTGCGCATCGACGGCGAGGACTACCGCCACCGCGGCCTGCCGGAGGCACCCGCGCCGTTCGACGACGAGACCGTGGTCCGCGCCGCGCACCGCACCCCCGGCGCCTCGCTCGACGACTTCCCGTCCCTCCTGTCCCACCTGTCGACGGTGCACCCCAGTCGGTACGGCGCGATGTGCGACGGCATCCGGGCGGTCTGCCTCACCGACGTCCAGGCGGTGCCGGACCAGTCCACCGCGCTGCGCCTGGTGGTGCTCGCCGACCGGCTCTACGACCGCGAGGTGCCGGTACTGGCCGCCGGCAAGCCCTTCGACGAGCTGTTCAGCGACGAGATGCTGCGCGGCGGCTACCGCAAGAAGTACTTCCGCGCCATCTCGCGACTGACCGCGCTGGCCCGGGACGCCAAGGCGTTGGTGGCGTAG
- a CDS encoding LysE family translocator: MRCIWCGSECRRCAAPGAGTARALRSPAPERPRRPRAPAVPVGPWRAFRTGLLTNILNPKVGVVYLSLLPQFIPHGAPVVGTTLLLVGVHAALGLLWLGGVTLAVHRARRVLQRPRVRRRLDQATGGVLVALGAAVGFEVAR, translated from the coding sequence GTGCGCTGTATCTGGTGTGGCTCGGAGTGCAGGCGCTGCGCAGCGCCCGGCGCCGGCACGGCGCGGGCTCTGCGGAGTCCGGCGCCGGAGAGGCCCCGGCGGCCGAGGGCGCCCGCCGTCCCGGTTGGCCCCTGGCGGGCGTTCCGCACCGGACTGCTGACGAACATCCTCAACCCCAAGGTGGGCGTGGTCTACCTCTCCCTGCTGCCGCAGTTCATCCCGCACGGCGCCCCGGTGGTCGGCACGACGCTGCTGCTGGTGGGCGTGCACGCGGCGCTGGGCCTGCTGTGGCTGGGCGGCGTCACGCTGGCGGTGCACCGGGCGCGCCGGGTCCTGCAACGGCCGCGGGTGCGGCGGCGGTTGGACCAGGCCACCGGCGGCGTGCTGGTGGCACTGGGCGCGGCGGTCGGCTTCGAGGTCGCCCGCTGA